Proteins from a genomic interval of Prevotella sp. E13-27:
- a CDS encoding thioredoxin family protein: MKHLTNIQDIEQTIAENRLCLFYIKAPDCGVCNVMLDKVGQVTDRFPSLCSFYTDIIEEPLIASRFLVYSGPTVLLLMEGKEVYRGSQFIDLEELRYNINRYIEMLDQ, encoded by the coding sequence ATGAAGCATCTGACAAACATACAGGATATAGAACAGACTATAGCAGAAAACCGTCTGTGTCTATTCTATATTAAAGCTCCTGATTGTGGAGTCTGTAATGTCATGCTTGATAAGGTGGGACAGGTGACAGATAGGTTTCCTTCGCTTTGCTCATTCTATACTGATATAATTGAAGAGCCTTTAATTGCCAGTCGCTTCTTGGTTTATTCGGGGCCAACTGTGTTACTGCTGATGGAGGGTAAAGAAGTCTATCGAGGCTCACAGTTCATAGATTTGGAAGAATTGAGGTATAACATTAACCGATATATTGAAATGCTCGACCAATGA
- a CDS encoding phospholipase D-like domain-containing protein, giving the protein MSFIKYIADENHYKEVLSLVGKAKRTVWIGTADIKDLYVDDKPFLALLAGLLKKGVEVRLIHAKEPGTAWREDHEKHPILYDGMERVLCPRVHFKLIIIDSTITYVGSANMTGAGMGMKSPRKRNFEAGILTDDPEMVEAAIEQFDNVWIGKFCKECGRRKYCSDPIK; this is encoded by the coding sequence ATGAGCTTCATCAAGTACATAGCAGACGAGAACCACTACAAGGAAGTCCTCTCACTCGTTGGAAAAGCGAAACGGACGGTGTGGATCGGAACGGCAGACATCAAAGACCTGTATGTTGATGATAAGCCATTCCTTGCTTTGCTTGCTGGCCTCTTGAAGAAAGGTGTGGAAGTCAGACTGATTCATGCAAAGGAACCAGGAACAGCTTGGAGAGAGGATCACGAGAAGCATCCTATCCTTTATGATGGTATGGAGCGTGTGCTATGTCCGAGAGTCCATTTTAAACTCATTATCATTGACTCTACCATTACCTACGTCGGTTCCGCTAACATGACTGGCGCAGGGATGGGAATGAAATCACCACGAAAAAGGAACTTCGAGGCAGGAATCTTGACCGATGACCCAGAAATGGTTGAAGCAGCCATTGAGCAGTTTGACAACGTATGGATAGGCAAGTTCTGCAAGGAATGTGGCCGTAGAAAGTATTGTTCAGACCCGATAAAATAA
- a CDS encoding nucleoside phosphorylase — translation MITDSYDIETEPMINLFDFYGRRGDFADICLIIFSKEIHRHLLDSYESEIIATMSACNGDTHIYKTTYKGVTITFYLSGIGSAVASSQCHLASWLTGASKFIMFGSCGSLDRTTTQGRFIIPTQSYRGDGCSYYFAAPSDYIDIAASKELSIIFDKLSVPYITGKIWTTDSMIRETKGLVRKRMEEGCIAVEMELAGVQSVCDFYNLKLYAFFEAGDILDTNGYEAKGLNNANHSLNKLYIALETATYI, via the coding sequence ATGATTACTGATAGTTATGATATTGAAACTGAACCAATGATCAATCTGTTTGATTTCTACGGCAGACGTGGAGATTTTGCAGATATATGCCTGATAATATTCTCGAAGGAAATTCATCGGCATTTACTTGATTCCTACGAATCTGAAATTATTGCAACTATGTCGGCTTGCAATGGCGACACGCATATCTATAAAACAACTTATAAAGGAGTTACGATAACTTTCTACCTGTCAGGAATAGGTTCAGCAGTAGCATCCTCTCAATGTCATCTTGCAAGCTGGCTAACTGGAGCATCAAAGTTCATTATGTTCGGTTCCTGTGGCAGTCTTGACCGTACAACCACACAAGGTAGATTTATCATACCGACACAAAGTTACAGAGGGGACGGGTGTTCATATTATTTTGCAGCACCATCCGACTATATTGATATAGCCGCAAGCAAGGAACTTTCCATAATTTTCGACAAATTATCTGTACCATATATTACAGGTAAAATATGGACGACAGATTCGATGATCAGAGAAACAAAAGGACTTGTACGCAAACGTATGGAAGAAGGGTGCATCGCTGTAGAAATGGAATTGGCTGGAGTTCAATCTGTGTGCGACTTCTACAATTTGAAGTTGTATGCTTTTTTTGAAGCAGGTGACATTTTGGATACAAATGGATATGAAGCCAAAGGCTTGAACAATGCCAACCATAGTTTAAACAAACTTTATATTGCTTTAGAAACGGCAACCTACATCTGA
- a CDS encoding DNA adenine methylase, whose protein sequence is MKYQGSKARIVDEILPIMLDKMRPNQAIVDAFVGGCSVIQNVPPEYKRIANDNNRYLIAMWKELTTTNWKPPTTIEKPFYDKVRESWHKNDGKYSDALIGWVGFMGSRNGRFFDGGYSGHNAKGRDYISENIRNTSRQIPFLMGVEWQCGSYECISMPKASLVYYDPPYKGTYGYSTSKNFDHDRFYDWARQMKRDGHLVYISEYNMPGDFSCVWQKQITNSVNLTKTYLATERLWTL, encoded by the coding sequence ATGAAATATCAAGGATCTAAGGCAAGGATAGTAGATGAAATCCTGCCTATTATGTTAGATAAGATGCGACCTAATCAAGCAATCGTCGATGCGTTTGTGGGCGGTTGTAGTGTCATCCAAAACGTACCTCCAGAGTATAAGAGAATAGCTAATGACAATAACCGCTACCTTATCGCTATGTGGAAAGAGCTGACAACGACGAACTGGAAGCCTCCCACGACGATTGAAAAACCGTTCTATGATAAGGTTAGGGAATCCTGGCATAAGAACGATGGGAAATATAGTGATGCCCTCATTGGCTGGGTAGGTTTTATGGGGTCGAGGAATGGGAGGTTCTTTGATGGTGGATATAGTGGTCATAATGCTAAAGGCAGGGACTACATATCGGAGAACATCAGGAACACTTCACGCCAAATACCTTTCCTTATGGGGGTTGAATGGCAATGTGGAAGTTATGAATGTATCTCTATGCCGAAAGCCTCACTGGTTTATTACGATCCACCTTACAAGGGAACTTACGGCTATTCGACATCCAAGAACTTCGACCATGATAGGTTTTATGATTGGGCGAGGCAGATGAAACGAGACGGCCACTTGGTCTACATCAGCGAGTATAATATGCCAGGGGACTTTTCATGTGTTTGGCAGAAGCAGATAACTAATAGCGTCAACCTTACCAAGACCTATCTGGCTACGGAAAGGTTATGGACGTTGTGA
- a CDS encoding thioesterase family protein, with amino-acid sequence MLETGLKHTSELTVSEGLTAIQMESGDMPVLATPAMMALMENAAMLAVADELPEGCTTVGGHIESSHLRPSKIGDKVFATAEVTKVDGKKIEFKVSAYSGERLRVGDGTSGMTLLGEGTHLRFIVDRERFMSKLG; translated from the coding sequence ATGTTGGAAACAGGACTGAAACATACAAGCGAACTGACAGTAAGTGAAGGCTTGACCGCTATTCAGATGGAATCTGGAGATATGCCTGTCCTTGCTACCCCTGCTATGATGGCATTGATGGAGAACGCTGCCATGCTTGCCGTTGCTGATGAACTTCCAGAAGGTTGCACAACTGTTGGTGGTCATATTGAATCCTCACACCTCAGACCTTCGAAGATTGGGGATAAAGTGTTTGCTACAGCCGAAGTGACCAAGGTTGACGGCAAAAAGATTGAGTTTAAGGTGTCTGCTTATTCTGGTGAAAGGCTACGGGTAGGCGACGGTACGTCGGGAATGACGCTGCTTGGTGAAGGTACACACCTTAGATTCATTGTTGACAGGGAGCGGTTCATGTCAAAACTTGGATAG
- a CDS encoding leucine-rich repeat domain-containing protein has protein sequence MQYRKEVLTVHYLRTFEFMGEYQKEKYSMGFPHIAAVSGTTIFLGEKSIFEVSDDVVKRILLEKWNQVGSLKMTYGEIVAVRDITGWFEGNTGIVDFKEYRYFEGMDYVPGRCFAHCTSLRSIVMPPTITTIWDMAFGNTDSLQEVVIPESVVHIKDNAFNSSGLISVTVPKNVEDIGDYVWCHCHNLREATFESVNPPRMNGGTLFSDCPNLTTVYVPGKSIDRYKRARGWRYFAEKMKPIEEK, from the coding sequence TTGCAATATAGAAAGGAGGTGCTTACCGTGCATTATTTAAGAACATTTGAATTCATGGGTGAGTACCAGAAAGAGAAATATAGCATGGGATTTCCTCATATAGCAGCTGTAAGTGGGACAACCATCTTCTTGGGCGAAAAAAGCATATTTGAAGTCTCAGATGATGTTGTTAAACGTATTCTATTGGAGAAATGGAATCAGGTAGGTAGTCTAAAAATGACATACGGAGAAATCGTTGCTGTTCGTGACATAACGGGATGGTTTGAGGGAAATACTGGCATTGTTGACTTCAAGGAGTACCGTTATTTTGAGGGGATGGATTATGTGCCGGGTAGATGCTTTGCTCACTGCACTTCCCTCCGTTCAATCGTCATGCCCCCAACCATAACAACTATCTGGGACATGGCGTTTGGGAATACGGATTCATTGCAGGAGGTTGTTATACCTGAAAGTGTAGTGCATATAAAGGACAATGCTTTCAATTCAAGCGGCCTCATATCAGTGACCGTTCCCAAGAATGTTGAGGATATAGGCGATTACGTCTGGTGTCATTGCCATAACCTCAGAGAAGCCACGTTTGAATCAGTGAATCCACCTAGGATGAATGGTGGCACACTATTCTCAGACTGTCCTAACCTGACTACAGTGTATGTGCCAGGAAAATCTATAGATAGGTATAAGAGGGCAAGGGGCTGGAGATACTTTGCCGAAAAGATGAAACCAATAGAAGAGAAATGA
- a CDS encoding PaaI family thioesterase — translation MKKIINPWRNHPEYNCFGCCPENPIGLHMEFYEDGDYIVSKWHPEKNYQGWVNTMHGGILSTLIDEVCGWVVTRKLQTSGYTVQLNVKFKKAIPTTEPELTIKAKVAKQVRNLVYISAEITNSKGELCNEGEAIYFLMNQEKAKEMGFLHCDVEE, via the coding sequence TTGAAGAAGATAATAAACCCTTGGCGAAACCATCCTGAATACAACTGTTTCGGATGTTGCCCTGAGAATCCCATCGGGCTTCACATGGAGTTCTATGAGGATGGTGACTATATCGTCAGCAAATGGCATCCCGAAAAGAACTATCAAGGATGGGTGAATACAATGCACGGCGGCATACTGAGTACACTGATCGATGAAGTGTGCGGATGGGTAGTCACTCGTAAATTACAAACCAGTGGCTATACCGTACAGCTTAATGTGAAGTTCAAGAAAGCCATCCCTACAACAGAACCAGAGTTGACTATTAAGGCTAAAGTAGCAAAACAGGTACGGAATCTGGTATATATCAGTGCGGAGATAACCAATTCTAAAGGTGAACTATGCAACGAAGGCGAGGCTATTTACTTCCTGATGAACCAAGAGAAAGCAAAGGAAATGGGATTCTTACATTGTGACGTTGAAGAATGA
- a CDS encoding DUF1294 domain-containing protein: protein MIPLKHLHVVLIYLAVINVVTFFMYGIDKWKAKKSKWRIRETALLGFAVLGGSIGAWLGMKVWHHKTLHKKFKYGVPAIIIVQLALIGYILYRLEI from the coding sequence ATGATACCACTGAAACATCTACATGTAGTTCTTATCTACCTCGCTGTCATCAACGTGGTCACTTTCTTCATGTACGGTATCGACAAGTGGAAAGCGAAAAAGTCCAAGTGGCGCATAAGAGAGACGGCATTGTTAGGTTTTGCTGTTTTAGGCGGTAGCATAGGAGCATGGTTAGGAATGAAAGTCTGGCATCACAAGACCTTGCATAAGAAGTTCAAGTATGGAGTCCCTGCTATTATTATAGTTCAGCTCGCACTAATTGGCTATATCCTATACAGATTAGAGATATGA
- a CDS encoding DUF1071 domain-containing protein: MCKSNEILAGLPEGASQDEIRAAFFEALRSLNVNDKCEKRDNLTYLSWANAWGEFKKVYPSATYRIINNPTTNLPYFIDPAIGVMVFTEVTANEQTHQMWLPVLNGAQKPMKLEPYEYQVWDRNNRQYVNKTVEAVSMFDINKTLMRCLVKNLAMFGLGLYIYAGEDLPENATGTDDSTAASTATVPAPTTAEVKPKKAMTTRKGRTVQQPTQPANDRYAGIKAAIAAMQDTNSLLALYNQHKNEVEGNEAIKALFTLRKYELQQAA, translated from the coding sequence ATGTGTAAAAGCAATGAAATTTTGGCTGGACTTCCAGAGGGAGCAAGCCAGGACGAAATCAGGGCAGCGTTTTTCGAGGCCCTCCGTTCACTTAACGTGAATGACAAGTGTGAGAAGCGTGACAACCTCACATACCTGTCATGGGCTAATGCCTGGGGTGAGTTCAAGAAGGTCTATCCTTCAGCCACCTATCGCATTATCAACAACCCGACAACCAATCTGCCGTACTTCATCGACCCTGCCATTGGCGTGATGGTCTTTACAGAGGTGACGGCTAACGAACAGACCCATCAGATGTGGCTACCAGTTCTTAACGGTGCTCAGAAACCAATGAAACTGGAGCCTTACGAGTATCAGGTCTGGGACAGGAACAACCGCCAGTATGTCAACAAGACGGTGGAGGCAGTTTCCATGTTCGACATCAACAAGACCCTTATGAGGTGCCTGGTCAAGAACCTTGCAATGTTCGGATTGGGTCTCTACATCTATGCAGGTGAGGATCTTCCAGAGAATGCAACTGGAACAGATGACTCTACTGCTGCTTCAACGGCTACAGTCCCTGCTCCAACAACAGCAGAGGTGAAGCCCAAGAAGGCTATGACAACGAGAAAGGGCAGAACGGTACAACAGCCGACACAGCCTGCCAATGACCGCTATGCTGGTATCAAAGCCGCTATTGCAGCAATGCAAGATACCAACTCTCTCTTGGCTCTCTACAACCAACACAAGAACGAGGTGGAGGGCAACGAAGCTATCAAGGCTTTGTTTACATTGAGAAAATACGAACTTCAACAAGCAGCATAA
- a CDS encoding DUF3871 family protein → MAKKNNNQTVGFTPTVEQEADNAAMVVVEPEPETRSPFILGNTKEIGLTELGDMLTPVFSRDNVETISHTEAISTVMDAVSTYFDGQEINAPVVRVSHEMKLRNRFGAGKLVENLNPEDSDSYYQRAMAMIEIPSISHDINGSICHLQVCLVRNYADCNLLGNSSQKQTFKLAIGFLNTVCTNGMVCTDGVNLAIKVTNTADFYKYCIELFKQYNYKQHLDDMRRLNDTVVTVSTLAQFLGRARMATALPTSMKNELGLPEFTLPEAQLNNMIRDYYTDENFGGFGREITAWQFYMLLTNYKNNYIDVTLERSCNAYQCAKGVASAINKDDDAWSWFIE, encoded by the coding sequence ATGGCAAAGAAGAACAACAATCAGACAGTAGGCTTTACACCTACAGTGGAACAGGAAGCAGACAACGCCGCAATGGTGGTAGTCGAGCCTGAACCAGAGACACGCAGCCCCTTCATCCTTGGTAACACAAAGGAAATAGGGCTTACAGAACTTGGTGACATGTTGACTCCCGTTTTCAGCCGGGACAACGTGGAAACTATCAGCCATACGGAAGCTATCAGCACCGTAATGGATGCAGTGAGTACATATTTCGACGGACAGGAAATCAATGCCCCCGTCGTAAGAGTATCACATGAAATGAAACTACGGAACCGCTTCGGAGCTGGCAAACTGGTCGAGAACCTGAATCCAGAGGACAGCGATTCCTACTATCAGAGAGCGATGGCAATGATTGAAATTCCATCTATCTCACACGACATCAACGGAAGCATCTGCCATCTACAGGTATGCCTTGTACGAAACTATGCAGATTGCAACCTACTGGGTAATTCATCCCAGAAGCAGACCTTCAAACTGGCAATCGGTTTTCTGAATACCGTATGCACCAATGGCATGGTCTGTACTGATGGAGTAAACCTGGCCATCAAGGTAACTAATACTGCCGACTTCTACAAGTATTGCATCGAACTTTTCAAGCAGTACAACTACAAGCAGCACCTTGATGACATGAGACGACTGAACGATACTGTTGTCACCGTCAGCACCTTGGCTCAATTCCTGGGCCGTGCGAGAATGGCAACAGCTCTACCGACGAGCATGAAGAACGAGCTTGGCCTACCTGAATTCACACTTCCAGAGGCACAGCTGAACAACATGATCCGTGACTACTACACCGACGAGAACTTTGGTGGATTCGGACGAGAAATCACGGCATGGCAATTCTATATGCTACTGACAAATTACAAGAACAACTACATTGACGTGACATTGGAGCGTTCCTGCAACGCATACCAGTGTGCTAAAGGCGTGGCATCAGCAATCAACAAAGATGACGATGCCTGGAGTTGGTTTATCGAGTAA
- a CDS encoding nucleotidyltransferase domain-containing protein, with the protein MVTCFDVCEILEMLSEASVKVFLDGGWGVDALIGRETRIHNDIDLFVEKKDYCITISVITGKGYREVIMDYTTDSHTVWKDDNGRIIDLHCFEYVEDGILYDGYTFPSETFSGKGKIGNIEVFCINPEAQVQFHLGYEYDENDVHDVLLLCRTFNLEIPEQYKTHI; encoded by the coding sequence ATGGTAACTTGTTTTGATGTATGTGAGATTCTTGAAATGCTGTCTGAAGCATCTGTAAAGGTATTTTTGGACGGCGGTTGGGGTGTCGATGCACTTATAGGCAGAGAAACAAGAATACATAACGACATCGATCTGTTCGTAGAGAAGAAAGACTACTGTATAACCATATCCGTGATTACAGGGAAGGGATACAGAGAAGTTATAATGGACTATACGACCGACAGCCATACTGTCTGGAAAGATGACAACGGAAGAATAATCGATCTGCATTGTTTCGAATATGTCGAAGATGGAATTCTATATGACGGATACACTTTCCCAAGCGAAACTTTCTCAGGTAAAGGAAAAATCGGGAATATTGAGGTGTTCTGCATAAACCCGGAGGCACAGGTACAGTTCCATCTTGGATATGAATACGATGAAAATGATGTCCACGATGTTCTGTTGTTATGCAGAACTTTCAATCTTGAGATACCGGAGCAATATAAAACTCACATCTGA
- a CDS encoding DUF4250 domain-containing protein, whose amino-acid sequence MDYLPKDPAILVSSVNMLLRDEEFDTLESLCYNFGTEPKDIKNYLYGHGFVYNDKQKQFRPIGYDKKE is encoded by the coding sequence ATGGACTATCTTCCGAAAGACCCTGCAATACTGGTTTCAAGCGTCAACATGCTTCTGAGGGACGAAGAGTTTGACACGCTGGAATCATTGTGCTACAACTTCGGGACAGAGCCAAAGGATATAAAGAATTACCTATACGGACATGGATTCGTTTACAACGACAAGCAAAAACAGTTCCGTCCGATTGGATATGACAAGAAAGAATGA
- a CDS encoding HAD family hydrolase, with the protein MIKLIIFDFDGTLGDTRRNIVTTMQMTIAELGLPGRTDDECASKIGLPLDGCFEALYPDEAKETIQQCTDVYRRIFQENLLKMKPQVFPKVIETLSALKEQGYTLTIASSRWHKSLSELTHDLEIADYISYLVGADDVLKAKPNPEPVLKTLTATGFDASQTLVVGDMNVDILMGLNAGAKTCGVTYGNGSKRELEDAGANYIIDNIDELTEIVKC; encoded by the coding sequence ATGATAAAACTGATAATATTCGACTTTGACGGTACACTAGGTGACACCCGACGGAATATCGTAACGACTATGCAGATGACCATTGCTGAATTGGGGCTGCCTGGACGTACTGATGATGAATGTGCTTCCAAGATAGGATTACCTCTTGACGGTTGTTTTGAGGCATTATATCCAGATGAAGCCAAAGAGACTATCCAGCAATGCACCGATGTTTATAGGAGAATCTTCCAAGAAAACCTATTGAAGATGAAGCCCCAAGTTTTTCCTAAAGTGATTGAAACCTTGTCGGCACTAAAGGAACAGGGATATACACTCACGATAGCATCTTCACGCTGGCACAAGTCACTTTCAGAACTGACACACGACTTGGAGATTGCAGACTACATTTCTTACCTCGTTGGGGCTGATGACGTACTGAAAGCGAAGCCCAATCCTGAGCCAGTCCTGAAAACACTTACCGCTACAGGCTTCGATGCAAGTCAGACGCTCGTTGTAGGTGATATGAATGTAGATATTCTGATGGGCTTAAATGCTGGAGCTAAGACTTGTGGCGTGACCTATGGAAACGGATCTAAAAGAGAACTTGAAGATGCTGGAGCCAACTATATCATTGATAACATTGACGAACTAACAGAAATAGTAAAATGTTGA
- a CDS encoding aldo/keto reductase encodes MEYKTLNNGLKMPKVGLGVYNISERDTQRVVEDAVSVGYRSIDTAAMYHNESAVGNAVRACGVPREELFITTKICDSCYTREETLRTVDHSLKQLGLEYVDLMLIHWPVGNPTVIWHTLEELYEQGVFKAIGVSNFYPNTFPKIVKGAKIMPVVNQCETHVLYQQRKMMEYLKPYGTVLEAWSPLAEGRSSIFKNKSLLGIGEKYGKTSAQIALKFLIQNDVIIIPKTTHKERMVENINLFDFTLTDDDIREIRLLDTGRNVTGWPSDALKYNPESI; translated from the coding sequence ATGGAGTACAAAACTTTGAACAATGGGCTGAAAATGCCGAAGGTTGGTCTGGGTGTCTATAACATTTCTGAGAGAGACACACAAAGGGTCGTTGAAGATGCAGTCAGTGTAGGTTACAGAAGCATTGATACAGCAGCTATGTACCACAATGAAAGCGCAGTAGGCAATGCCGTCAGGGCTTGTGGTGTTCCCCGTGAAGAACTGTTCATCACAACAAAGATCTGCGATTCATGCTATACGAGGGAAGAGACGTTGCGCACGGTTGACCACTCCCTGAAGCAACTTGGACTGGAATATGTAGACTTGATGCTGATTCACTGGCCTGTTGGGAATCCAACGGTTATATGGCATACGCTTGAAGAACTTTATGAGCAAGGGGTGTTCAAGGCTATTGGGGTGTCAAACTTCTACCCCAACACTTTCCCCAAGATTGTGAAGGGTGCCAAAATCATGCCCGTTGTGAACCAGTGCGAGACCCATGTGCTCTATCAGCAGCGTAAGATGATGGAATACCTGAAGCCATACGGTACAGTTCTCGAAGCATGGAGTCCGTTGGCAGAAGGTAGGAGCAGCATCTTCAAGAACAAGTCTTTGCTGGGTATTGGCGAGAAATATGGAAAGACCTCTGCCCAGATTGCCTTGAAGTTCCTGATTCAGAATGATGTTATCATTATTCCCAAAACGACTCACAAGGAAAGGATGGTAGAGAACATTAACCTCTTTGACTTCACTTTGACTGATGATGACATCCGTGAGATTCGCTTACTTGACACAGGCAGGAATGTAACTGGTTGGCCGTCTGATGCGCTCAAATATAATCCTGAAAGCATATGA
- a CDS encoding peptidylprolyl isomerase, producing the protein MKVKIQTMLGDIVVRLYDETPIHRDNFVKLVKDGYYDGTLFHRVIKDFMIQGGDPDSKGAPTGKMLGVGGPDYTLEAEIKDGLFHKRGALAAARQGDEVNPERRSSGSQFYIVWGQVYNEGQLKQFSKQLRMQKVQNAFNELAAEHRAEIMQMRRDRNRAGLQELQDKLAAEAESKVGKTGLTDDQMKLYSTVGGTPHLDGQYTVFGEVEDGLDVVEMIQGTATGRADRPVDDIEMRMTVIE; encoded by the coding sequence ATGAAAGTAAAGATTCAAACAATGCTTGGCGACATTGTAGTTCGCCTGTATGACGAGACACCCATCCACCGTGACAATTTCGTGAAGCTGGTGAAGGATGGCTATTATGATGGTACGCTGTTCCATCGGGTGATAAAGGACTTCATGATTCAGGGCGGCGACCCTGACTCCAAGGGCGCACCGACAGGCAAGATGCTTGGCGTGGGCGGCCCTGACTACACGCTGGAGGCCGAGATAAAGGACGGCCTGTTTCATAAACGAGGAGCCTTGGCGGCTGCCCGTCAGGGCGACGAGGTGAATCCAGAACGTCGCAGTAGCGGTTCTCAGTTCTATATCGTCTGGGGACAGGTGTATAATGAGGGACAGCTTAAACAGTTCTCCAAACAGTTGAGGATGCAGAAAGTTCAGAATGCTTTCAATGAGCTTGCAGCAGAACATCGTGCGGAAATCATGCAGATGCGCCGTGACAGGAATCGTGCCGGGTTACAGGAATTGCAGGACAAACTGGCTGCGGAAGCTGAGAGTAAGGTTGGAAAGACTGGTTTGACCGATGACCAGATGAAGCTCTATTCTACTGTTGGTGGCACTCCCCATCTTGACGGCCAATATACAGTTTTTGGTGAAGTTGAAGATGGTCTTGATGTGGTTGAAATGATACAAGGCACTGCTACAGGACGCGCTGACAGACCTGTTGATGACATTGAAATGAGAATGACTGTTATTGAGTGA
- a CDS encoding Vat family streptogramin A O-acetyltransferase, whose amino-acid sequence MEINNRPNPNEAFPNPKIPSLCFIKNVVKNPRIIIGDYTYYDDVDGADQFEKHVTHFYDFIGDRLIIGKFCAIAKGVEFVMNGANHRMDGVTTYPFYVIGGDWGSAIAPVKDELPLKGDTVVGNDVWIGQHVTIMPGVHIGDGAIIGANSVVASDIPPYAVAVGNPCRVVRMRFDDEFIAFLLQLKWWDWDIEKIERNFKALSSGDLSLIRNL is encoded by the coding sequence ATGGAAATCAATAATAGACCCAACCCCAATGAGGCTTTTCCGAATCCGAAGATTCCAAGCCTCTGCTTCATCAAGAACGTGGTGAAGAACCCGCGTATCATCATCGGCGACTATACCTACTACGATGATGTGGATGGTGCTGACCAGTTTGAGAAGCATGTCACTCATTTCTACGACTTCATAGGTGACCGGCTGATTATTGGCAAATTCTGCGCTATTGCCAAGGGTGTGGAGTTTGTCATGAATGGAGCCAATCATAGGATGGACGGTGTGACAACCTATCCGTTTTATGTCATTGGTGGTGACTGGGGAAGTGCCATTGCTCCAGTGAAAGATGAATTGCCTCTGAAGGGTGATACCGTTGTGGGCAATGATGTTTGGATTGGCCAGCATGTTACCATCATGCCAGGCGTTCATATAGGCGACGGTGCAATTATCGGAGCCAACTCTGTTGTTGCCTCAGACATTCCTCCATACGCTGTTGCCGTGGGAAATCCCTGCCGAGTGGTCAGGATGCGTTTTGATGACGAATTCATCGCCTTTCTGCTGCAACTGAAATGGTGGGATTGGGACATTGAGAAAATTGAGCGCAATTTCAAAGCTTTGTCAAGTGGTGATTTATCATTGATCAGAAACCTATAA